Proteins from a single region of Streptomyces sp. TN58:
- a CDS encoding ATP-binding protein: MPLQLILHLDLHGRSAAAQARRATLAHLAAAEAGGGEPLPPLAMDTALLLISELVTNAVRHTSGGCLLEVRLTSEGIDIEVTDTSDAEPEPRRPERRGEGGWGWHLVNRLGTDVGIRHHAAGGKTIHVRVPR, translated from the coding sequence ATGCCTCTCCAGCTGATACTGCACCTCGATCTGCACGGCCGGAGCGCCGCGGCGCAGGCCCGGCGTGCGACGCTGGCGCACCTCGCCGCTGCCGAGGCGGGCGGCGGCGAGCCCCTCCCGCCCCTGGCGATGGACACGGCGCTCCTGCTGATCAGCGAACTCGTCACCAACGCCGTCCGCCACACGAGCGGGGGCTGCCTGCTGGAGGTGCGTCTCACGTCGGAGGGGATCGACATCGAGGTCACGGACACCAGCGACGCGGAGCCGGAACCGAGAAGGCCCGAGCGGCGCGGTGAGGGCGGCTGGGGATGGCACCTCGTCAACCGGCTGGGTACCGACGTGGGGATCCGCCACCACGCGGCGGGAGGCAAGACGATCCACGTCCGCGTCCCGCGCTGA
- a CDS encoding phospholipase A2, which produces MRRTALPVVAAVSLALLLPQQAATATELPTQPLAQGEIQNIGPGMYMSESNSYQIAENDVPAGLMGRSHTVVAQAQGVSQAQDAPATRSDLGVFGPSWEAEFLGGQLNRKLSTGNGAITTTYLDTNESTRYDLTDSVAGANGGSVNTYKAQDGSTVVESITWDDLLGTLKTTVVETLNVNLTTVESGDQAPVDQAGNPIAAADLKTSFTWKQVGGGGDNWRVTAVGSKAFKQSTVSYDSVGRVSTVKEPARGETPEQSLKVNYATATTASGSALGDVNGQVKDITLTVDQTVQTLARYSYDTSGLLRQVSNPAEGSELNAYTYDGSDRVATATSDNGARWELTFDGDAVAPQAQETTGTVPDAGSALSGAPSISQDEGITPAASDFSGSEITDPQAYPRHCSTAVSWMWYQYSGCATKVAHYGWKNPYWKQTPTKAWVIGINGDHCTSASDKPGGWDFRAACDSHDYGYGTIGNSYKGYRYYLDRNKGISVDVAFYNILYNNTCPAYFWKGACRSTAYTYYTAVFYFGRPKNGANAT; this is translated from the coding sequence ATGCGCAGAACTGCGCTCCCTGTCGTGGCCGCCGTGTCCCTGGCCCTGCTGCTCCCGCAGCAGGCGGCCACGGCCACCGAACTGCCCACGCAGCCCCTCGCCCAGGGCGAGATCCAGAACATCGGCCCGGGCATGTACATGTCCGAGAGCAACAGCTACCAGATCGCCGAGAACGACGTGCCCGCCGGCCTGATGGGCCGCTCCCACACGGTCGTCGCCCAGGCCCAGGGTGTCTCGCAGGCCCAGGACGCCCCCGCCACCCGCTCCGACCTCGGCGTCTTCGGGCCCAGCTGGGAGGCGGAGTTCCTCGGCGGGCAGCTCAACCGGAAGCTGTCCACGGGCAACGGTGCGATCACCACGACGTACCTGGACACCAACGAGTCCACCCGCTACGACCTGACCGACTCGGTCGCCGGCGCCAACGGCGGAAGCGTCAACACGTACAAGGCGCAGGACGGCTCGACCGTGGTCGAGAGCATCACGTGGGACGACCTCCTCGGCACGCTGAAGACGACCGTCGTGGAGACCCTGAACGTCAACTTGACCACCGTCGAGTCCGGTGACCAGGCCCCGGTCGACCAGGCGGGCAACCCGATCGCCGCGGCCGACCTGAAGACCTCCTTCACGTGGAAACAGGTCGGCGGCGGCGGCGACAACTGGCGCGTCACCGCGGTGGGCAGCAAGGCGTTCAAGCAGTCCACGGTCTCCTACGACTCCGTGGGCCGCGTCTCCACCGTCAAGGAGCCCGCCCGCGGGGAGACCCCCGAGCAGTCCCTGAAGGTCAACTACGCCACCGCCACCACCGCTTCGGGCAGCGCCCTCGGTGATGTGAACGGCCAGGTGAAGGACATCACCCTCACCGTCGACCAGACCGTGCAGACGCTGGCCCGCTACTCCTACGACACCTCCGGTCTGCTGCGGCAGGTCAGCAACCCGGCGGAGGGCAGCGAGCTCAACGCCTACACCTACGACGGCAGCGACCGCGTCGCCACCGCCACCTCCGACAACGGCGCCCGCTGGGAGCTGACGTTCGACGGCGACGCCGTGGCCCCGCAGGCGCAGGAGACCACCGGCACCGTCCCGGACGCGGGCAGCGCGCTGAGCGGCGCCCCCAGCATCTCCCAGGACGAGGGCATCACCCCGGCCGCGTCCGACTTCAGCGGCTCGGAGATCACCGACCCGCAGGCCTACCCGCGCCACTGCTCCACCGCCGTGTCGTGGATGTGGTACCAGTACAGCGGCTGCGCCACGAAGGTCGCCCACTACGGCTGGAAGAACCCGTACTGGAAGCAGACGCCCACCAAGGCCTGGGTCATCGGCATCAACGGCGACCACTGCACCAGCGCCTCGGACAAGCCCGGAGGCTGGGACTTCCGTGCCGCCTGTGACTCGCACGACTACGGCTACGGCACCATCGGCAACAGCTACAAGGGCTACCGCTACTACCTGGATCGCAACAAGGGCATTTCCGTCGATGTCGCGTTCTACAACATCCTCTACAACAACACCTGCCCTGCCTACTTCTGGAAGGGTGCCTGCCGGTCGACCGCCTACACCTACTACACGGCCGTCTTCTACTTCGGACGCCCCAAGAACGGCGCCAACGCCACCTGA
- a CDS encoding copper chaperone PCu(A)C has translation MHILRAALRTGGRAGNRVVQAVADGRCPGRRSLREGLFGAVVPVVACMTMLVGLTAWTKAGAAGSPARIDVGVGRVLLPAAGKERTTAFFRIANTGEADDQLVAVTSPVADEITLNRHERVGEEDETTRTVSSANIPAGDFVVMTSATLDLGVTVRTRRRVGDAMPFVLHFRRSGPVDAVAFVVRPGG, from the coding sequence ATGCACATCCTGCGCGCCGCCCTCCGGACGGGCGGCCGAGCGGGCAACCGGGTGGTGCAGGCGGTAGCGGACGGCCGCTGCCCCGGCCGCCGGAGCCTGCGCGAAGGGCTGTTCGGCGCCGTGGTGCCCGTGGTCGCCTGTATGACGATGCTGGTCGGGCTGACGGCCTGGACCAAGGCGGGGGCCGCGGGCAGCCCGGCACGGATCGACGTCGGCGTGGGCCGGGTCCTCCTCCCGGCCGCGGGAAAGGAGCGCACCACGGCCTTCTTCCGGATCGCCAACACCGGCGAGGCCGACGACCAGTTGGTGGCGGTGACCTCCCCGGTCGCGGACGAGATCACGCTGAACCGGCACGAGCGGGTCGGCGAGGAGGACGAGACGACGCGTACGGTCTCCTCGGCGAACATCCCGGCGGGCGATTTCGTCGTCATGACCTCGGCCACCCTGGACCTGGGCGTCACGGTCAGGACGCGCCGGCGGGTGGGCGACGCCATGCCGTTCGTGCTGCACTTCCGCCGCAGCGGACCGGTGGACGCGGTCGCGTTCGTGGTGCGTCCCGGCGGCTGA
- a CDS encoding DUF6296 family protein — MSTVQPEGAGSPEEDAQAYEVVFAAADGVGEDVVRMTRTSAAGPGGHPVYEDATGIVRAEISSGGEVRVLATGGGQEPARVLRARAVA, encoded by the coding sequence ATGAGTACGGTGCAACCTGAGGGCGCCGGGTCGCCGGAGGAGGACGCGCAGGCCTACGAGGTCGTCTTCGCGGCCGCGGACGGGGTCGGCGAGGACGTCGTCCGGATGACCCGCACCAGCGCGGCGGGACCGGGCGGGCACCCCGTGTACGAGGACGCCACCGGGATCGTCCGGGCCGAGATCAGCAGCGGCGGCGAGGTACGGGTGCTGGCGACGGGCGGCGGCCAGGAGCCCGCGCGCGTGCTGCGGGCCCGGGCGGTGGCCTGA
- a CDS encoding heavy metal translocating P-type ATPase, protein MTADGRTVAGATTDLVVRGMTCAACVNRVEKRLARIEGVTAAVNLATGRARVRHPAGVPTADLLAAVERAGYQAELVRPPAPGAATWATAGRDHPQDPRHPHDPDDPDDPAGPTREEARRDRERLLITALLGLPVLVLSMAPALQFRHWQWLCLVLAAPVAVWSALPFHLRAARGLRHSAATMDTLVSLGVLASFAWSLYALFLGGAGDPGMRMPFSLLPSAGTETAHVYLEATVAVPLFVLTGRHLEARARRGTGAALRSLAGLAAKDVTVSEGGRERRMPIGELVPGQGFVVRPGERVATDGVVVSGSSALDLSLITGESDPVEVGPGRPVVGGALNMGGLLLVQATAVGADTRLARITHLVTEAQAGKARAQRLADTVAGVFVPAVLALAVTVLGFWLGAGADPEAAVTAAVAILVVACPCALGLATPTALMAATGRGARLGILVRGPRALEALRHVDVIVLDKTGTLTTGHMSVVQVTGAAGGIGREAAVRLAGAVEQGSEHPLGRAVAAYAQRLAAGGALPPVAGFLAVPGSGVTGVVEGHRVEVRTPGEGLPASLAYALAEAEAAALTPVLVRVDGFDEALVALGDVLRAGSHRAVDRLRRLGVEPVLATGDREAAARAAARRLGIVRVHAHCTPEGKAELVRQLRRGGRRVAVIGDGVNDAAALAEADLGIAMGSGTDVAIGAADVTLVRGDIEAVADAVRLARRTLAAIRLNLVWAFGYNAVTVPLAAVGLLSPMPAAAAMSASSLLVVANSLSLCNWQPAPGRLGSSVRKALR, encoded by the coding sequence ATGACGGCGGACGGCAGAACGGTCGCCGGGGCGACCACCGACCTCGTCGTCCGGGGCATGACCTGCGCGGCGTGCGTGAACCGGGTGGAGAAGCGGCTGGCCCGCATCGAGGGGGTGACGGCCGCGGTCAACCTCGCCACGGGCCGGGCGCGCGTCCGCCATCCGGCCGGCGTCCCGACCGCAGACCTCCTGGCGGCCGTCGAACGGGCCGGATACCAGGCGGAGTTGGTACGGCCCCCCGCGCCGGGGGCGGCAACGTGGGCCACGGCCGGTCGGGACCACCCCCAAGACCCCCGGCACCCCCACGACCCGGACGATCCGGACGATCCCGCCGGCCCGACACGGGAGGAGGCCCGCAGGGACCGCGAACGGCTGCTGATCACCGCCCTGCTCGGTCTGCCGGTCCTCGTCCTGTCGATGGCGCCCGCCCTGCAGTTCCGCCACTGGCAGTGGCTGTGCCTCGTACTGGCCGCCCCCGTCGCGGTCTGGAGCGCCCTGCCGTTCCACCTGAGGGCGGCCCGCGGGCTGCGGCACTCGGCGGCCACCATGGACACCCTCGTCTCGCTCGGCGTCCTGGCGTCCTTCGCATGGTCCCTGTACGCGCTGTTCCTCGGCGGCGCGGGGGATCCCGGCATGCGGATGCCGTTCAGCCTCCTGCCCTCGGCCGGGACGGAGACCGCTCACGTCTACCTGGAGGCGACGGTCGCCGTGCCGCTCTTCGTGCTCACCGGCCGCCATCTGGAGGCGCGCGCCCGGCGCGGCACGGGCGCGGCGCTGCGCTCCCTCGCCGGTCTGGCCGCCAAGGACGTGACGGTCAGCGAGGGTGGCAGGGAACGCCGGATGCCCATAGGGGAACTGGTGCCGGGACAGGGATTCGTCGTCCGGCCCGGGGAACGGGTCGCGACCGACGGCGTCGTGGTCTCGGGCAGTTCCGCCCTGGACCTGTCACTGATCACCGGTGAGAGCGATCCCGTCGAGGTGGGTCCCGGCCGGCCGGTGGTGGGCGGCGCCCTCAACATGGGCGGGCTGCTCCTCGTACAGGCCACGGCGGTCGGCGCCGACACCCGCCTGGCCCGGATCACGCACCTGGTCACCGAGGCCCAGGCGGGCAAGGCGCGGGCCCAGCGCCTGGCCGACACGGTGGCGGGCGTCTTCGTCCCCGCCGTGCTGGCCCTGGCCGTCACGGTGCTCGGCTTCTGGCTCGGCGCCGGAGCAGACCCCGAGGCGGCCGTCACCGCCGCCGTCGCGATCCTCGTCGTGGCCTGCCCGTGCGCGCTGGGTCTGGCCACCCCCACCGCCCTCATGGCCGCCACCGGCCGCGGTGCCCGCCTCGGCATCCTGGTCCGGGGGCCGCGGGCCCTGGAGGCCCTGCGGCACGTCGACGTGATCGTGCTGGACAAGACCGGCACCCTCACCACCGGCCACATGTCCGTCGTACAGGTCACGGGGGCGGCCGGCGGGATCGGCCGCGAGGCGGCCGTCCGGCTGGCCGGGGCGGTTGAGCAGGGCTCCGAGCACCCGCTGGGCCGCGCGGTCGCCGCGTACGCGCAGCGCCTCGCGGCCGGGGGCGCGCTGCCGCCCGTCGCCGGCTTCCTGGCCGTTCCGGGCAGCGGCGTCACCGGGGTCGTGGAGGGCCACCGGGTGGAGGTACGTACGCCGGGCGAGGGCCTGCCCGCCTCCCTGGCGTACGCCCTGGCCGAGGCGGAGGCCGCCGCGCTCACCCCGGTCCTGGTCCGCGTGGACGGCTTCGACGAGGCACTCGTCGCCCTGGGCGACGTCCTGCGGGCCGGCAGCCACCGGGCGGTGGACCGGCTGCGGCGGCTCGGTGTGGAGCCGGTCCTGGCCACCGGCGACCGGGAGGCCGCCGCGCGGGCCGCCGCCCGCCGGCTCGGCATCGTACGGGTGCACGCCCACTGCACGCCGGAGGGCAAGGCGGAGCTGGTGCGGCAGCTGCGCCGTGGCGGCCGCAGGGTGGCCGTGATCGGGGACGGCGTGAACGACGCGGCGGCGCTGGCGGAGGCGGATCTCGGAATCGCGATGGGCAGCGGCACGGACGTGGCCATCGGGGCCGCCGACGTGACCCTCGTACGGGGTGACATCGAGGCCGTCGCGGACGCGGTCCGCCTGGCCCGCCGCACCCTGGCGGCCATCCGGCTCAATCTGGTCTGGGCGTTCGGCTACAACGCGGTGACCGTCCCGCTGGCGGCCGTGGGGCTGCTGAGCCCGATGCCCGCGGCCGCCGCGATGTCCGCCAGCTCGCTCCTGGTGGTGGCCAACAGCCTCAGCCTGTGCAACTGGCAGCCCGCGCCGGGACGCCTCGGCTCCTCCGTACGGAAGGCACTCCGTTGA